The Crocosphaera subtropica ATCC 51142 genome includes a window with the following:
- a CDS encoding YggS family pyridoxal phosphate-dependent enzyme: protein MTIAENLDKIMGQIPSDIRLVAVTKKKSVAAIKEAYNYGIRDFAESRVQEALEKQEQLQDYQDICWHFIGHIQTNKAKKVLENFHWIHSVDSLKLAEYLDKLAAKTFISPHVCLQVKILPDPNKYGWTVEELWQDLPELESFKHIKIDGLMTILPLGLSQVECLDTFEKTKKLATKITEKSSLQLKELSMGMSNDYLLAVEKGATMIRLGTIIFGERD, encoded by the coding sequence ATGACTATTGCTGAAAATCTTGACAAAATTATGGGTCAAATTCCTTCTGATATTCGTTTAGTTGCTGTGACTAAAAAGAAGTCAGTCGCTGCTATTAAAGAAGCCTACAATTATGGAATTCGTGATTTTGCAGAAAGTCGTGTTCAAGAGGCACTAGAAAAGCAGGAACAGTTACAAGATTATCAAGACATTTGTTGGCACTTTATCGGTCATATTCAAACGAATAAAGCTAAAAAAGTATTAGAAAATTTTCATTGGATTCATTCAGTGGATAGCCTTAAGTTAGCAGAATATCTAGATAAATTAGCAGCTAAAACTTTTATTTCTCCCCATGTTTGTCTCCAAGTTAAAATTTTACCTGATCCTAATAAGTATGGTTGGACAGTAGAAGAACTTTGGCAAGATTTGCCTGAACTAGAATCTTTTAAACATATAAAAATTGATGGTTTAATGACTATTTTACCCTTAGGATTATCTCAAGTTGAATGTTTAGATACTTTTGAAAAAACAAAAAAACTTGCGACTAAAATAACAGAAAAGTCGTCTCTACAGTTGAAAGAATTATCTATGGGAATGTCGAATGATTATTTATTAGCAGTAGAAAAAGGGGCA
- the pipX gene encoding transcriptional coactivator PipX has product MTNETYFNHPVFGLLYRVCVLDDNQELFTTLYAQRLFFLVKMIPNNTVFEPISRSDARLLVEKRLRNLHRLGLTEEYKDFQKMYKQTFP; this is encoded by the coding sequence ATGACAAACGAAACTTATTTTAATCATCCTGTTTTCGGACTTCTTTATCGTGTCTGTGTCCTTGATGACAATCAAGAGTTATTTACTACATTATACGCTCAACGGTTATTTTTTCTAGTGAAGATGATACCGAATAATACGGTTTTTGAACCTATTAGCCGTTCAGATGCTAGATTATTAGTAGAAAAACGTTTGCGTAATCTTCATCGTCTAGGACTCACTGAAGAGTACAAAGACTTTCAAAAGATGTATAAACAAACCTTTCCTTAA
- the cofG gene encoding 7,8-didemethyl-8-hydroxy-5-deazariboflavin synthase subunit CofG produces MIKQITYSPAYTLVPTYECFNRCTYCNFRVDPYQDDWLTLEKSQTILQKLQEQFVCEILILSGEVHPQSPRRKAWFQNIYNLCQLALSLGFLPHTNVGILSFAEMETLKTVNPSMGLMVEQITPKLLETVHHYAPSKLPSLRLQQLEWAGELKIPFTTGILLGIGETEKESWQTLEAIATIHQKWHHIQEVILQPHCTGSKQHLPGSTFPIHQLPEMVAKAREILPNSITLQIPPNLITDPKCLLDCLEAGARDLGGISPKDEVNPDYPHFSHQGLVNLLASQGWQLVPRLPVYPYYYDWLPSSLQNTVTSWKNSSQFQSLLSI; encoded by the coding sequence ATGATAAAGCAAATTACCTATAGTCCAGCTTATACCTTAGTACCGACCTACGAATGTTTTAATCGTTGTACCTATTGTAATTTTCGGGTTGACCCTTATCAAGATGATTGGTTAACTTTAGAAAAAAGTCAAACTATTTTGCAAAAACTGCAAGAGCAATTTGTTTGTGAAATTTTGATTTTAAGTGGTGAAGTTCATCCCCAGTCCCCCAGAAGAAAAGCTTGGTTTCAAAACATTTATAATCTCTGTCAATTAGCCTTATCCTTAGGCTTTTTACCCCATACCAACGTAGGTATTTTAAGTTTTGCTGAAATGGAAACCCTGAAAACCGTTAATCCGTCTATGGGTTTAATGGTTGAACAAATTACCCCAAAACTTTTAGAAACTGTTCATCATTATGCACCGAGTAAGTTACCTTCATTAAGGTTACAACAATTAGAATGGGCAGGGGAATTAAAAATTCCTTTTACCACAGGAATTCTCTTAGGAATTGGAGAAACAGAAAAGGAATCTTGGCAAACATTAGAAGCGATCGCCACGATTCATCAAAAATGGCACCATATCCAGGAAGTCATTTTACAGCCTCATTGTACAGGAAGCAAGCAACACTTACCAGGTTCTACTTTCCCCATTCATCAATTACCGGAAATGGTGGCTAAAGCTAGAGAAATTTTACCGAATTCTATTACCTTACAAATTCCACCTAATTTAATCACAGATCCCAAATGTTTGTTAGACTGTTTAGAAGCAGGGGCAAGAGATTTAGGTGGAATCAGCCCAAAAGATGAGGTAAACCCAGACTATCCCCATTTTTCTCATCAAGGTTTAGTTAATTTATTAGCGTCTCAAGGATGGCAATTAGTTCCTCGTCTTCCTGTCTATCCTTATTACTATGATTGGTTACCATCATCCCTACAAAATACCGTAACTTCCTGGAAAAATTCTTCTCAATTTCAGTCCTTGTTGTCAATTTAA
- a CDS encoding DoxX family protein — protein MLNQSNFQSNVSLLGRLFLSAIFIKSGVSKLLSPAQTQAYMASKGIPLTEVLLWATILVLIVGGLSILLGYKSKMGACLLIGFLIPATLIFHGTFPEEEIAFFKNLGLMGGLLMILAFGSGKFSLEHYLKS, from the coding sequence ATGTTAAATCAAAGCAACTTCCAAAGTAATGTTTCTCTTTTAGGTCGGCTATTTTTATCAGCAATTTTTATTAAATCTGGTGTTAGTAAGCTATTATCTCCAGCACAAACTCAAGCTTATATGGCCTCAAAAGGAATCCCTTTAACTGAAGTTTTACTGTGGGCAACTATTCTAGTGTTAATTGTAGGCGGTTTATCTATTTTGTTAGGATATAAATCTAAAATGGGGGCGTGTTTGTTAATTGGATTTTTAATCCCTGCCACCTTGATTTTTCATGGCACTTTTCCCGAAGAAGAAATCGCTTTTTTTAAGAATTTAGGATTAATGGGAGGACTATTAATGATTCTTGCCTTTGGTTCAGGAAAATTTAGTTTAGAACACTATCTTAAATCGTAA
- a CDS encoding alkene reductase, with the protein MTNTHTLFTPCQVGNITLKNRVIMAPLTRSRAGEERMPNDLMKQYYKQRKSAGLIISEATVISRQGCGWLHSPGIYSDEQMEAWQPVTQALHETETPIFLQLWHCGRASHSSFQENNQLPVSASAIKLNDDYIHTPMGKQPYETPRALATEEIPRIVEDYRLAAERAKKAGFDGVEIHAANGYLIDQFLQSKTNHRTDKYGGSIENRYRFLKEIVEAILTVFPANRIAVRLSPNGNFNDMGSPKYRELFTYIAQQLNHYDLAYLHIVDGLEFGFHNLGEPMTLAEFRKVFDGVLMGNCGYTKESAEATIQAGNADLIAFGRPFISNPDLVERLANNWPLNPPADMKDWYSFDAEGYIDFPTYEEIKNG; encoded by the coding sequence ATGACTAACACACACACATTATTTACTCCTTGTCAAGTCGGTAATATTACTCTGAAAAATCGAGTCATTATGGCACCTTTAACCCGTTCGAGGGCTGGAGAAGAAAGAATGCCCAATGACCTCATGAAGCAGTATTATAAACAAAGAAAATCAGCAGGATTAATCATTAGTGAAGCAACGGTTATTTCTCGACAAGGGTGTGGTTGGTTACACAGTCCAGGTATTTATTCAGACGAACAAATGGAAGCTTGGCAACCGGTTACTCAAGCACTTCATGAAACAGAAACCCCCATTTTTTTGCAACTTTGGCACTGTGGAAGAGCATCCCATAGTAGCTTTCAAGAAAACAATCAATTACCTGTTTCTGCATCAGCAATTAAACTAAATGATGACTATATTCATACTCCTATGGGTAAGCAACCCTACGAAACTCCTCGTGCCTTAGCAACCGAAGAAATCCCCCGTATTGTTGAAGATTATCGCTTGGCTGCTGAAAGGGCAAAAAAGGCTGGTTTTGATGGTGTTGAAATTCATGCAGCGAATGGTTACTTAATTGATCAATTTTTACAATCAAAAACAAATCATCGAACCGATAAGTATGGAGGAAGTATTGAGAATCGTTATCGTTTCTTAAAAGAGATTGTTGAAGCCATTTTAACTGTATTTCCTGCTAACAGAATAGCCGTAAGATTATCTCCTAATGGTAATTTTAATGATATGGGATCTCCTAAATATCGAGAACTATTTACCTATATCGCTCAACAGTTAAATCATTACGATTTGGCTTATCTTCATATAGTTGATGGGTTAGAATTTGGATTTCATAACTTAGGTGAACCCATGACCTTAGCAGAGTTTAGAAAAGTATTTGATGGAGTATTAATGGGAAATTGTGGTTACACGAAAGAAAGTGCAGAGGCAACGATTCAAGCAGGAAATGCTGATTTAATTGCCTTTGGACGACCCTTTATTAGTAATCCTGACTTAGTAGAAAGATTGGCTAATAATTGGCCGTTAAACCCTCCTGCGGATATGAAGGATTGGTACTCTTTTGATGCAGAGGGTTATATTGATTTTCCTACCTATGAAGAGATCAAGAATGGTTAA
- a CDS encoding DUF3611 family protein, translating into MLNLYDEALLMFNFLSSSTNPQHLARSFLWLGRIGLILQIFLGFIPLLVVVAYVLSQSGQGLIGGFSFGLWLAIACLIILMFSIYWCFRYTNLANKLRKAETRPSKSQVVRHLQLGLLANIVILIITVIIALFRVGELTFKLLTLPQGATVIAPNKIGTTLATPGALITPSNMIAIQAMLNVIAAGLVGVIVALLLLYKVGKQP; encoded by the coding sequence ATGCTAAATTTATACGATGAAGCTTTATTAATGTTTAATTTTTTATCATCTTCAACTAATCCCCAACACCTAGCACGCTCTTTTCTATGGTTAGGTAGAATCGGTCTTATCTTGCAGATTTTCCTAGGATTTATTCCCCTATTAGTGGTAGTTGCTTATGTGTTATCTCAATCAGGACAAGGACTAATAGGAGGCTTTTCCTTTGGATTATGGTTAGCTATTGCCTGTTTAATTATACTAATGTTTAGTATTTATTGGTGTTTTCGCTATACTAACCTCGCAAATAAATTGAGAAAAGCAGAAACAAGACCCTCTAAATCTCAGGTAGTTCGGCATTTACAATTAGGATTATTAGCTAATATTGTAATTTTAATTATTACGGTCATTATTGCCCTATTTCGTGTCGGAGAGTTGACTTTTAAACTGTTAACTCTACCCCAAGGTGCCACAGTGATTGCCCCCAATAAAATTGGTACAACTTTAGCTACTCCAGGAGCCTTAATTACCCCATCCAATATGATTGCAATTCAAGCAATGCTCAATGTCATTGCGGCCGGATTAGTAGGGGTTATTGTGGCTTTATTACTTCTCTATAAAGTGGGGAAACAACCCTAA
- a CDS encoding GIY-YIG nuclease family protein has protein sequence MITTTQLPSLNTLDYFPYLNEQGIIIEDLQKKIGVYAIFDKNKQLNFIGYSRDIYASLKQHLVRQPNQCHWLKVEIITRPSRTILEEIKNNWTQENGDISINDESNQALWTQPIDAKVFMTEEEKETYQNSDELGQIKLLKKVSRRVQANIEKTLNQRGNKMEIRFNPKLKEKGLLDLK, from the coding sequence ATGATTACCACAACTCAACTCCCTAGTTTAAACACCCTGGATTATTTCCCTTATCTCAATGAACAGGGAATTATTATTGAAGACTTACAAAAAAAGATCGGTGTTTATGCTATTTTTGACAAAAATAAGCAGTTAAATTTTATTGGTTATTCTCGTGATATTTATGCCAGTTTAAAACAACATTTAGTCCGTCAACCGAACCAATGTCATTGGCTAAAAGTTGAAATTATTACCCGTCCCAGTCGCACTATTTTAGAAGAAATTAAAAATAATTGGACGCAAGAAAATGGAGATATATCTATCAATGATGAAAGTAATCAAGCCCTATGGACACAACCCATTGATGCTAAAGTTTTTATGACAGAAGAAGAAAAAGAAACTTATCAAAATAGTGATGAATTAGGACAAATTAAACTACTTAAAAAAGTTTCAAGACGAGTTCAAGCCAACATAGAAAAAACCTTAAACCAACGAGGAAATAAAATGGAAATTCGTTTTAATCCTAAATTAAAAGAAAAAGGATTATTAGATTTAAAATAA
- a CDS encoding Tic20 family protein: protein MTWRGSVSIPDRIFGTLVYCFAVYDTLFFGSFLLQQFPVFNFLLLPALPVGLTYSLLGTLLGPLGRFGSFLVFILLFALVVRNDRISHFIRYNAMQSILIGILLALGGIIMQFVIIPALGGSGLFIETLFNVLFLGGLAASYFSMIQSVLGRYAEIPTISEAAYSQVRW from the coding sequence ATGACATGGCGTGGTTCAGTGAGTATTCCCGATCGCATTTTTGGCACTTTAGTGTATTGCTTTGCCGTTTATGACACCTTATTTTTTGGGAGTTTCCTATTACAACAGTTTCCAGTCTTTAACTTTCTATTGCTTCCTGCGTTACCAGTGGGACTCACCTATAGTTTATTAGGGACATTGCTAGGACCCTTAGGGCGTTTTGGCAGTTTTCTCGTCTTTATCCTTCTGTTTGCATTGGTCGTCCGTAACGATCGCATTAGCCATTTCATCCGTTACAATGCCATGCAATCGATTCTTATTGGTATTTTATTGGCTTTAGGCGGAATTATTATGCAATTTGTGATCATTCCTGCTTTGGGCGGTAGTGGTCTTTTCATTGAAACCCTTTTCAATGTGTTATTTTTAGGTGGTCTTGCAGCCTCCTACTTTTCTATGATCCAATCAGTATTAGGCCGTTATGCAGAAATTCCTACGATTTCTGAGGCTGCTTATTCTCAGGTTCGCTGGTAG
- a CDS encoding fumarylacetoacetate hydrolase family protein gives MPQRYVRVKTTQGNIHYGSLNLNRSVAVFDTAPWDGGQPSGVVLKADSYEFLAPCFPSKIIAVGRNYKAHAEELGNTVPQEPLLFLKPPSTLIGEGQPIYYPHQSQQVDYEGELALVIAEVTKNCSEKEARGKIWGYTIANDITARDFQRKDNQWVRAKGFDTFCPLGPWVIRELSAAAAIQTFVNNETEPRQSALVQDMVFSPQAIVSYISQIMTLFPGDVILTGTPEGVGPLNVGDRVRVEIEGIGSIENPVMSVPTSNTTTSEPENKQPQKS, from the coding sequence ATGCCGCAACGCTACGTTCGAGTAAAAACAACTCAAGGAAACATCCATTATGGTTCACTTAATCTTAACCGCAGTGTGGCGGTGTTTGATACTGCCCCTTGGGACGGAGGACAACCCAGTGGTGTTGTCTTAAAAGCTGATAGTTATGAATTTTTAGCCCCTTGTTTTCCTTCCAAAATTATTGCAGTGGGGAGAAATTATAAAGCCCATGCAGAGGAACTGGGTAATACTGTGCCTCAAGAACCTTTACTCTTTCTTAAACCCCCTTCGACCCTGATTGGAGAAGGGCAACCTATCTACTATCCTCACCAGTCTCAACAGGTTGACTATGAAGGGGAGTTAGCTTTAGTGATAGCAGAAGTGACTAAAAATTGTTCTGAGAAAGAAGCCCGTGGTAAAATTTGGGGTTATACCATCGCTAATGATATTACAGCCCGTGATTTTCAAAGAAAAGACAATCAGTGGGTTCGGGCCAAGGGATTTGATACGTTTTGTCCTTTGGGTCCTTGGGTAATCCGTGAATTAAGTGCGGCCGCAGCCATTCAAACCTTTGTTAATAATGAGACAGAACCTCGACAGTCCGCTTTAGTTCAGGATATGGTTTTCTCTCCTCAAGCGATCGTTTCTTATATTTCTCAGATTATGACTCTGTTTCCAGGGGATGTTATTCTCACGGGAACCCCCGAAGGGGTCGGTCCCCTTAATGTGGGTGATCGTGTTCGAGTAGAAATTGAGGGTATTGGTAGCATTGAAAACCCTGTCATGAGTGTGCCTACCTCTAATACCACTACCAGCGAACCTGAGAATAAGCAGCCTCAGAAATCGTAG
- the rpsF gene encoding 30S ribosomal protein S6, protein MSQHYEMIFILRPDLSEEQVNQAVAKYQEFLTENNATDLQTKIWGKRRLAYPIQKKVDGIYVQFNYQADGSQVAPLERMMRLGEDVMRYLTIKLDHVSSETAEEEESEPAQSEPVASEA, encoded by the coding sequence ATGAGCCAACATTACGAAATGATTTTTATCTTGCGTCCTGACCTTTCAGAAGAGCAAGTTAACCAAGCTGTAGCCAAATATCAAGAATTCTTAACTGAGAATAACGCCACAGACCTACAAACGAAAATTTGGGGCAAACGTCGTCTTGCTTATCCTATCCAAAAAAAGGTTGATGGCATTTATGTCCAATTTAATTATCAAGCCGATGGCAGCCAAGTTGCCCCCCTAGAACGGATGATGCGGTTAGGGGAAGATGTCATGCGCTACCTGACGATCAAATTGGATCACGTCTCTTCAGAAACAGCAGAAGAAGAAGAATCAGAACCAGCACAAAGCGAACCCGTTGCTTCTGAAGCTTAA
- the rlmN gene encoding 23S rRNA (adenine(2503)-C(2))-methyltransferase RlmN yields the protein MKGQEETLLGKSVGQLTDWVKQQGQPAYRGKQLHQWLYQKGVRSLTEISVFPKAWREELKDYPIGRSNIVHCTIAPDQTRKYLLSLGDGLIIETVGIPTSKRLTVCVSSQVGCPMNCDFCATGKGGYTRNLTCAEIVDQVLTVQEDFQRRVSHVVFMGMGEPLLNLKEVIKAVKILNQDVGIGQRSLTISTVGVPKKILELAHHQLQVTFAVSLHAANQTLREQLIPSAKSYPLPKLLADCRKYVEITGRRVTFEYILLGGVNDLPEQGIQLAKCLTGFQSHVNLIPYNPIEEADYQRPDGESINRFKSILEEHKIAVSVRYSRGLEANAACGQLRAMSAAKN from the coding sequence ATGAAAGGACAAGAAGAAACCTTATTAGGTAAGTCTGTAGGGCAATTAACGGACTGGGTAAAACAACAAGGACAACCCGCTTATCGGGGAAAACAACTTCATCAATGGTTATATCAAAAAGGCGTGCGATCGCTAACAGAAATTTCTGTGTTTCCCAAAGCTTGGCGAGAAGAATTAAAAGATTATCCCATTGGTCGTTCTAACATCGTTCACTGTACCATTGCCCCAGATCAAACCAGAAAATACCTCTTAAGTTTAGGAGATGGATTAATTATTGAAACCGTTGGTATTCCCACCTCAAAACGCTTAACAGTTTGCGTTTCATCTCAAGTGGGTTGTCCTATGAATTGTGATTTTTGTGCCACGGGAAAAGGAGGATATACTAGAAATTTGACCTGTGCAGAAATTGTGGATCAAGTGTTAACTGTACAAGAGGATTTTCAACGCCGGGTAAGTCATGTTGTCTTCATGGGAATGGGAGAACCCTTATTGAATCTCAAAGAGGTAATAAAAGCAGTTAAAATCCTTAATCAAGATGTAGGAATCGGACAGCGATCGCTAACCATTTCCACTGTTGGGGTTCCGAAAAAAATCTTAGAATTGGCTCATCATCAATTACAAGTAACTTTTGCGGTGAGTCTTCATGCTGCTAATCAAACCTTACGAGAACAATTAATCCCCAGTGCCAAATCTTATCCTCTGCCTAAACTATTAGCTGACTGTCGTAAATATGTAGAAATCACTGGACGAAGAGTGACATTTGAATATATTTTATTGGGTGGAGTGAATGATTTACCCGAACAAGGGATACAGTTAGCCAAATGTCTTACAGGATTTCAAAGTCATGTCAATTTAATTCCTTATAACCCTATAGAAGAAGCCGACTATCAACGGCCCGATGGGGAAAGTATTAACCGGTTTAAAAGTATTTTAGAAGAGCATAAAATTGCTGTTAGTGTTCGTTATTCAAGAGGACTAGAGGCCAATGCTGCTTGCGGACAGTTAAGAGCGATGTCCGCAGCAAAAAATTAA
- a CDS encoding DUF4079 domain-containing protein, translating into MNLPSFLWLWKIAAWSMGLSLFAYVLLGLSGGWMFYGRHRQVSRPVWLRWLHYIIGSIMVILVLLLLVIGLVGTLGHYGSLGHSFHLLAGLLTVILVLISATAATQISPEKPRMRWLHIGTNIMLFFSFAFVSLTGWTVVQKYLP; encoded by the coding sequence TTTTTTATGGCTGTGGAAAATTGCAGCTTGGTCAATGGGTTTATCTTTATTTGCCTATGTTTTACTAGGGTTATCTGGAGGATGGATGTTTTATGGCCGCCATCGTCAAGTATCTCGTCCAGTATGGTTACGTTGGCTTCATTATATTATCGGTTCAATCATGGTAATTTTAGTGTTATTATTATTAGTGATTGGTTTAGTCGGTACCTTAGGACATTATGGAAGTTTAGGCCATTCCTTTCACTTGTTGGCTGGATTATTAACGGTTATTTTAGTGTTAATTTCTGCTACGGCTGCAACGCAAATTAGTCCTGAAAAACCTAGAATGCGCTGGCTACATATTGGCACTAATATTATGCTTTTTTTTAGCTTTGCTTTTGTTAGTTTAACTGGGTGGACTGTGGTGCAGAAATATCTTCCCTGA